The genomic DNA AAGCAGAAAGAACAAAGAAGCACAGATAATGGTTCCAAACACACATGTTGCTACCATTGATGATATAAATCTCACTTTAAAACAAACCGTGAAAACAATTGGAACAGATATCACTGATTGCTCCTTACTACCTGATGACAGAATGATTTTTTCCAACAACGGTGGCCAAATAAATATGATGAAAACCGACGGGTCGTTAGATTTTACATTACAGACAGGATCGCTTACATCTCATATACACTATATAGAGGACAGTCAAAAACTTGTTGTTACATCTGGTCGGGATAAATCAATCAAGTTAATCGATATGAAAACTAGAAAAACTGAAAAGTCGGTTAAAGTCGGTTCATGGATCTATGGAATAGTTCACAGAGATGGGAAATTGTACTACAATGGATATGGTCGTGGTTTATGCGTTGTAAACTTAGATGACGACTCTAACGCACAGCTAGTAAGCACTGCCTTGTCTAAATATAGCAGCATTCCAAATTGGTCAGAtcgtttttattatataaacattgatgATTCTGTAACATGCTGTGATCTTCAAGGGAAACTAAAATGGAAATTAGAACTTTCAGCATTTCTTAAGCGTGCAATGGGTATTACAGTCGACAATGACGGGCGTGTTTACGTATCGGGTTTTGCTTCTCACAATGTCGTTGTCATTTCACCAGACGGAACAAAGCATAGAGTATTGCTGTCAGAGAAAGATGGTCTTAACAAGCCACAAGCTTTGTTCTTTggtcgaaaaaaaaacaagctacTTATTTCAAACCAAACAAATGAGGCATTTCTTTATGATGTTTCAAATTAGTCATTCTGTAGAATATGTTTTTTGAAagcaacatatataaatatttattcatgaTGTATCAAATTGATGAATTGGTATGCTATACTCGTTTTAAAGGAACAAAGCAAAAACTTTTGTAATCTGTTACAATCGATGTTTATACGCCAAGATTTGTGTGTAATTTAACCTAGTCGTGATATATGTAATTCTTTCAAAgcaattaaacatataatatttttagtagaagcaagaaatatttataaattaattttaaaataattgttaaccttggtataattttttttcgtatttgGTATTACGATATATATAAATCTTATTTGATGGTGATGCCATTAGTAATCTGAACGTAGCTGAATTACAGTGTATAGTCATACAGCCTTTACAATACAATTTGATAGACGTTTTAACATTAAGACTTCAGTATGCTAACAAAAATGGGTCTATTCGAACTGTACCTCAATTGATTCCCATATTGTCATTTTGAACCTTTTATAACTTGCTATGCAGTAtaggttttctcattgttgaaggcctaatggtgacctatagttactTACATTGATGCCATTTTGTCTCTTGTTAtatgcaatcataccatatcctCTAACATGGCATGCGTCTACTTTCATCtgatttaaaagagggacgaagtATAACAGAGTTAAACATCCTGGACACACCGAAAGCACGGATTTTCGTCCAAAGATATGACCGGGACGCGTCTGAAATACGTTCAAGGAACGTTTTACCTTCGTAGCGTTCATTCCATCTACTTTAGACAAACACCAGACATCCGCCAACATACGTTACTTGAACGTCCGATAAACGCTTACGTACGCTTATCGTACGCCGAAAACACGCTTAAAGCTCGTTGTGTATTGACTGACAAGTTCAATGCATCCAAAATAACTTGCGTACTGGCAACGTACATGATTATTTTTACCAGGCCCGGCGTACGTCGGAGCTATACGCTGGTGTGTGACGCCGGTATTAGActggtttttttatatgttccTCGTTTATTTTTCATAGCCTTGTCAAATGATTTTGACTTATGATAAGTTCCACTTTTGTATCATCGATCATCATCGTCTGTTCTGCAACAAGGTAACAATTAATCAGTATCCATGTGATCTATTGCTCTCAGGTTGTGCACGTTTTCACATTATGCATTTTAATTCTCGTCTTGAGATATATCAATTTCAAGGAGCTACATTTTCCATTGACAAACCTCGGTCAGTTCCGttaaaaacagtttttaatGAGTAaccgcatcgttgtcaatataattgaatttaatgcGGCTGTCATACAAGAGAGAGGTTTAGCAAGCTttattaaaccaggttcaatccaccattttctacataagaaaatgcctttaccaagtcagttATTGACAGTTCTTatatattcgtttgatgtgtttgagctttgagttttatcattttgataggGACTTttcgatttgaattttcctcggagttggAAAAAGCTGtgattgtactttttttctcctttttaaaaaaatcagcataaaggaaaatattttagtttcgtaaaaaaaagtgattgtttAACTTATTCAAGTGACCTTTCTTCTGATTTAATTACTTTTTCGGGAGATTCATTTTCAAAACCTGattcatatatttaatttttctgtgCTGATCATATTGTaactataaattttaaaattgcatttataagtccataaaaataaataattggcATTTTGACAAACCAGATTATCTGATATTATTTTAATCAGTGTAATGTTGGTttgttataaatgttaattCTGTCAAACATAAAAAGCTTCAAATATCACAGTGATACTAGGAGGAGATCATATTGTGTTCAGCCTTGATAAAATGTGTCCAGTATTTTTCTCTGCAATTTTAGCAATTTTTACAATtaccagttttgaaaatttagttatTAAGAATGTTGATGTATCTTCTGAAAAAGCAGTAGCAAACCCGTATGATGAGGGTTTACTTTCAGACCTGACTACCACATCCAATTCTGACCATGTGGTATCTTCAGGAATAACAGCAGTAAACATGTATGATGATGGTTTATATCCTCAGCGGACAACAACATCCAACTCTGACTACGTGGTATCTTCAGGACTAACAGCAGCAAACATGTACGCCGATGCTTTAAATCTAGAGCGGACTACAACATCCTCGTATGAATTTGATTTATATCCAGATATGACTAACACATCAAATTCCGACCACAGGATATCTCTAGGACAAACAGAAGGAAACACGTATGCCGATTCTTTATATCCAGAGCGGACTACATCATCCTCGTATGAATTTGATTTATACCCAGATATGACTAACACATCAAATTCCGACCACAGGATATCTCTAGGACAAACAGAAGGAAACACGTACGCCGATTCTTTATATCCAGAGCGGACTACATCATCCTCGTATGAATTTGATTTATACCCAGATATGACTAACACATCAAATTCCGACCACAGGATATATCTAGGACAAACAGAAGGAAACACGTACGCCGATTCTTTATATCCAGAGCGGACTACATCATCCTCGTATGAATTTGATTTATACCCAGATATGACTAACACATCAAATTCCGACCACAGGATATCTCTAGGACACACAGCAGCAAACACGTATGCAAAAGGTTTTTATCCGAAGAGGACTTCAACATCAAACTTTAGCTACGCGGTATTTCCAAATGGTTCCATACTATACAGGCATGCTCATCGTGTATATCCAGTTAGTTCTTCACGCTTTAACTATGAACAAGGTGTATACCCTAGGAGGACAACAACATACAATTCTGCCAATAGTGTTTATCAAGAAAAGATGTCAACGTCAAAGTATGCCAATGACCTAAACCACGAACGTGTAATCAAATCTTATGTTTACCATGGTGGATACCCAGAGGGGGCGACATTATCCAGTAATAGAAAATATGCTAAAAAGACAACAACATCTAAGTATGATCATGGTGCGTTTCCCGATGGTACTACCATAGATATGTATGACTTTGATGGCACTGAAGATAAACATCATCAGGGCCAAAGTAAGTGTTTAATTCtaagtcatttttttataatgtaaaacgttttcattttgttacaacTGACCATCAAAACCACAGTTGATATGTCGTAACAAACGATGGTCCCGTCATTATGAATTGCTTAGATCAACATATGCTCGATAACTgcaaattatagaaaattactaaaaaaaaatcctacctCAAAATCGCCGTTTCGAATGTTTGATGTGATTTTATCCAAATGTGAATCGTATATGCGACGTAATAACCTTGAGTTTGtaagttttcgtttgtttaaaaGTGACGTTTAGCCATGTCGTCTTTGCGTCAAAAACATTCAACAAGATTTGcagaatttgaattttatttcaaaggaGTAAGTCCGGTAAGAGCccattttggcctcaaaattCTGGTTCATCGGATGAAAAATGTTGTACACTCGTTTTTTATCACCTGAGTGGCTACTTCAGTCGATTCAATGAGTGTGTGTGAAAGATTTACACTAGTTTAGTAATTTCAGACGCAGACGTTTAATTCCTTTTTGTTAAGCATTATAATCGGAAACACAGTTATATTGGTTTAACAATTGTAATTATTCAGCTACAGTACTATTATTCCTCAAATATAAGTCTGGTAAAAATCACCTCGAATTTGGTCTCATCGtatcaaggttttttttaatgaacgtTTATTGCATtctataaattgttttattaacaataaattgaaacttttgacatataattttcatataaatgaacaattcataacaaaaaataattgacgaAGAACAGTAAATGCAgctgtgtatttttttctcatttacaaatgttgataataaaatttaagtacaCTTTTGAAGATATTGATGATAGCTAGTCTGGTATTAATTCTttacaacattatttttttcagactgAATGGGtgaatttaattgtttattccCTAAGAATATATCTCAAAGcttattattttaacataattttcaatcattcattcattaattacttttcaatttgttagatATTAGATTTGGccatcaaaacttttttttttatcttaaacgTTTTACCATTTAAGTAAAGTGGAAATATTTGCTATCTTAAATGAAATAGCTTAAAGACTACCATCTGATTCttcttttctttgaaaaatgtcattttgttttaaactaagATATTACCCGTGTTACAATATGATTTGCCTGTGCAAGAAAAAggaatttattttcacacccaatatattttgttgatattagTTTTTGAAATCGGATCAGTTTTATATGGCTAAAATAGCATTTATAGTTTTAATGTATTTGATGACATTTTGAATTCATATATGTCAATTGAGGTATGATTGACATGTTAGTTTTGACACAAGCTCAAGCTACTCACGTCACTCTTTAGAAAATATCGAATTGTTTACTAAAACAATGTTTTCAATTCACATCAAATAATGCAcaaatgaacataaaaaaaacttttataagttgtcctttttttacatacatttaaagTTGCTTTAATTTATACAAACGTTAACAGACACATTTGTGTGACTGTTTTCTGCCCAGTGGTCTGGTTGATGGAACTTTAACACATTCCCAAatttcattatcaattttaatttgacagATATAACATCATGTATTTTTAGGACTAACCACAACAAACATGTATTCTCTTCGTATAAATCTTAAACGAATTAAAAGATTTATGTCTGGTTATGGTGTGTTTCCAGATCAAACCAGAACGTCAATATTTGAATGGACCACAATATACAATTATGACCATAGTGTATATCCCAAGGGATTTAGAGCCTCCAAATATAGTCATAGTGTAGGTCAAGATGGGAGCACAGAAAATTTGTACGAAAATAGTGTTACAAGAGACCCCGAGGAGAAAGCAAGTGAGTGTCTAATGAAACGGTATCAgacaaaatttatattgtcGATATGGTTTGTTTAAgtaaattactttattttgatagCTATTTGTTGTTTGTATAAAGCTCATTACTGTCATGTATTCAGAATAGAAAGGGGAAAAAACAAATAGAgattgttaaaacaaaaaaatagtatttggaaatattttgaCGTGGTAAATCtctttaaagtaataattttgttcattctgttttcattttgttttcttatttcaggAATTGTGAGAAATCAGGTTAACAACCAAGAATTCAAAGACTTTTTACAAGAATGCCAAAACGGAACAGTTCTTCAAAAGTTATTATGCTATCCCACCTTAACATATAATATTAGTTTAGTCAACGCCCTTATTCCCTACTTTTCCGATTTGCGTATATTCTTTGCtgataattttcaaaactgtaatggactttttaacaaatttattaaaacaaaaaacaacgtAGTATCAAACGTTGAAGTTCACGATTTTCTAACGAATGATTCTACCTGCTTGGAATTTGCTTCCTTAACTAACAGAAAAGTCCTTCTAACGAAATTAAATGACAGAGGAAGCCTTTTTTCAGGGTTAACATTTCCATATGAAAAAGCAAGCCATATAAAATTGTATGTCATATTGAGGCAACATTCCTGTAGATGTGGTTTCAATCACAGCGATAACATGAATAGCACACAAGTGTCGGACGTCATCAGTATTGATAATTTAATTGACTTTTCTCAAGGAAATGATTGTGTTGATGTTCGTTTTTTCTGCAACATTAGGCATCACTTTTATGATATTAAGATTTTTGTACCCGATTCTGAGGCATTATATTTACACATTGGTGTGGCAGTTGAAGTTACGATAGTCAATGGCtttgttttatctatatttCTGCAAAGAAGGAACCGAACACCTGTCACCATTATTCTGTCATTTTTAGCTGTATCGGATATTAGTATggtaattttatttattcttccaGCTTGTACCGTCCCACAAGAATATATAGAAAACTATTCAGGATTATCTAAACTTCGCCTTTTTGATTTtccaaaatgtttaatttatacttttattgatGAGTTAAAATACGTATTCAATTTATCATCAGTCTTTTTAACAACACTTTTGTGTCTTCAGAAAACTGCAGCTCTGCTTGTCCCAATGTGGAGCAAACGACGGTTGAATAACAGAGCTAGTATCATATGTTCTGTTGCTGCCTTTTTCATAAGCATTTGCATTCATTTACCAAAACTCTTAGAACAAATTATCAGCATTAATAATTTCAACGGCAGATGTTGTTCAACTTTTTCGTTTGATACATTAAAATACCATTATATTATAACAAACATTTGTTTCCTAGTTTCTTGTTTGGTGGTTGCTTTATgtactgtttatataatattcaaattaacaTGCTTGAGAAGAAATCTCCCATGGACCGATAGTCCTATTGTTCAGAAAAGAAACCGTATATCAGCAATTACAGTTGTAGCCATTTGTATCATATTTCTGTTATCTGAGTCGGTACTAATTGTCACCTCTTTCACTTTTATGCTTATGTTCTTCAAACCATCATACATGGAAATTTATGACAATATGTATTATGCACTGAGACAGTATACGGACCTCATTCTCATTTTCGGATGCTCTTTGAACTTCATAGTATACATTGTAATGAGCAAGCAGCTTCGCGATAAACTAGTTTTAGGTGTTGTACGGATTGTGAGATGATGTAAAattttgagagagagagagagagagagagagagagagagagagagagagagagagagagagagagagagagagagagagagagagagagagagatttAAGTTGATTGTTAAAAAACATTGGTTTCTTCATGTCTTTGCTATCATTTGTAAATGCAGACGGATCTCATTTTTTCTGTGAATCCCTCACTAAAAggcttttgttttaaactgttttatCACTATACAGATAATGCGTGTAATTGAGCATGTGCGAAAGGATTTTTTATCTAgcgttttattatatatttgttacatatacaTGTCTTGTATTTGATCTTTCTATTGTCATTGTTGCTGTATTAAGCtatattaaaatttagatttataaaaaaaccaatCCTGTTGTTCTATATAAGGTATAAAAGATTGGGTAAAATCCGTAGTTTTCtgatagttttatatatttttattgacgtcGGTCAGATTAATGGATGATCCTCATTAAATTTCATATTCATATGTCAAGTTATGGTCAATACTGGAAGTATATTAATGCATTATCCATGTGTGTCAGCCAGTCTATACATTACACTACACTTTATAGGGCTGTGTGTAAGagatcaatcgattgagagaaaacaaatccgggttacacaCCAAAAGCAATGAAAAacgaaatatatttattttctagtgaatgagttttttttctgcattgtCGCCATCCGAGTAGGAAATATCTCATTTTAATGTGAAAATTAAAAGGTCAAATTGATTCATTTGTTACAAAATATGACATCAAATGATTTCTTTGCACTCAAAGTACGCTTCCATATTACCCCTCACTAGGTGCACTCGACTTTTGAAGATACAAGGTTTAtcaacatttaaagaaaaaggagaatataaaaaataaagtgatgaggtatgattgtctatgagacaactatccacaatgTTCTAATTATGTTGACGTAAGCAAATGATTTCTATGGACTTATGAAGAAACTTAGAAGAGTCGGTTTCATTAAGCTCTTAGCTTATATCAAATATGCTTTTCCACATTATTTCTGAATGATATACTTAAAACATTAGATGTGGAATAATTAAAGTATAAACATGAACATCCGATaacttaatttcaaaataaatataaattacagGCTAAGAGATTTCTAATGAGGTTTTGTGATACAAAGGAgacatttaaaaagtaaaatcacaaaaacaactAACTTTGAGGAAAATTTAGAACGGAAAGCCCGTAAACAAAAGGCTAAACTaatagctcaaacacatcaaacaaatgtgcaactgtcaaattcatttGTCAAAGAAATACTTATAAGCTGATTTGTGTCGATTTTTCACCCCCacacaaacacacaaaaaaaacctttcCAAGAGCAAAACGAAACACTACCacattttatatagaaaatttatGTCTAAAAACCACAAACCCTACAACAAACCGTTGTTATTTCATCAGCTATGGACGGAAAAGCAGATCCGGCTTCACATGTAGCTTCCATTGTGTAAATCACAAAAGCACAACTTCTACTTTTAAGGTGTAAGTAAATTAAATACCTTACAAAagcttctcttatatttgaaacTTGTAGGTTAACAGTGGGAAGAGTGTTTTCTAGAGATGATGCCACAGTAAACAATCTTGTTTCACGCATTCAAATAAATGAGTAAGGTTCTGTgctacaagaaaaaaaaaaccataataaGTATGATTTGTACAtctattttgaattgttattttgCATGGTAAATGGAAGTAAGGTTTATATTCACATGTAAatttcaaacacacataaaagaaataataagcCACAACTAGTTGTCATCATGGTCAACAAAGATAGAACTAATTTTACTAAGGACTCAATAAAGCACCGTTCCCTGCAGATTACTGTTAGAGAAATCTCTGTTTTCTCGatattgaacaaaaaagaaagatacaTTTGAATGTGATAGCAAAGTTATATGTTCCATACTCCACGGTATCTTCAAAAGTAAAGGTAAAAATAACTGTCAATACTTAGAAGCCCAACCATTTCAACAAGCAATTTTttttgtgtccgctccatatctagagaaccattatgatttcatactttatactttacatgtttattaaccaccaccagagggcgtgtcatgatgtttgtacaacttcctaggtcaaaggtcaaggtaaaaaactttggtttcagttgacaaccccgtgtcctgtggtgaagatcgtgtccgctccatatctagatgaccgttatgatttcaaagtttatacttgacatctattttaaccaccaccagagggtcataatatattgaaggcataattctaaaaatatgtgacaaatagcTAATGAGCATCACCTAGATTAATATTACTGTTTGCAAGATCTCCTTACAGTGATCATTTCCAAGTTTTTGCTGATCTTTGATTGTAAACTAATTAAGCaatattgtgtataagtttttttacaaattttattccaCAATTTTCCTGATAGAAATAATTTGCTtctttgtgttatatttttcttaaagtaaaatccatatatatttttcaaaaagcattttttcattttttaacatttaatttgcATTCTTTtttggtgggtcataatatattgaaggcataattctaaaaaatatgtgacaaatatcaaatgggcagcacctttaaacatattgttcaaacatcaatccatatatccagaagtcaccttagagtagtcaacaatgagttcacatcatgcagtcatatcactattatactaggaaagtaagttgagaatatttatcagttttaacttaaaatcttagaataaaatcacacatgagactatgtaataacttcaaataatgcttcatatcagattatccatacaacttatttaccccaaTTATTGACAGGGgacccacagagatggctcccatctcaatgatatctagttttaaatagaaattataaaCTAGACGAAGGATCGTTTATTGTTatattgaaatcaaataacTCGGGTTGATAGCAAGCGATATCCTTCTTTCActtgttatgaaacttttaaatatatactagtcaacaaaagaaacgatacaagacttttttcaaattaaagataaagttttccgctcattggaccaatattgaaggtagtaatACTAAATCATTATTGCAATATAaattcgtttaaaaaaatatttttttttactttcgtgacgttttttggcgattttttttattacaaaatttacataaaacgacaattttaaaaacagaagttccaaATAATGATGCCGACCTCTCATTTAAAGATAAAGACAGTGTTTGCcatcatttagaaaaaaaaaatcatacagattgttcgtttatttgttaagcAAAGTTTGGACCcacgagaaatcgttaaaatgtatacattatcaactgatttacaatagacagtatgtgtaaagtgatattcaaaaaacagtaacaatcttaaaactgatccgaaaggttccaaatttactCTGTGTTGTTTCATATCGaaagcattgatttgagacgaaaataaaaaaaatattttttgcatcttttgagatttcaaaaagttggttttttaacaaaaatttgaaaaaacaatatttcaacccattatttacaacatgaacataacttgattagcatattgaatatttttaaacaaattcgAAATTTCATTTAGTACTTAGAAAACAATGTGTTGATGTTTTATTCAACTTTCccgcaaaactaatttgcaccctattagtccggcggctacaagcatatatcagacgaattgtgcacatcctgctacaagcaatccaaaatggcggacgtcatacttgAATCAGCCTTATATCGAAGGCTAGTATTTGAAAAGGTggtattatcatgctactagcataatatttggtacaacttttgtATTGTACCACTTGTGAATATATTCTATAGattagatgtcttcagaaaccctACTTCTGGTTAAAATCCAACATGGCGgatattgtacttaaataaacttattttctaGAGAAACAGTAGTGACAGCATCATCATTAACGACTGTACGAATCATGACTCATTTTAGTTCGGGTTTCagtgcatcagacacatgcatcATGACTCTAATGTCTACCTCTAATTGTGAACTTGGTGCTAAACTTGAAATACATCACGTGGTGTATGAGATAGAATATTCTGACCATTTGTTGATATAACTACCATACGTTTCAAATTCTTCATCTACCCGTATTacagtttcaaggtattttatcAAGGTAAGGACATAACACCCAATCATCATACCCGTTAGACCGCAATTCACAATCGGAGAACTCCATTAATGCCACCAACGCAGTTCCTTTTCTAACAAAATGGTTATCTTTAAATGCCTTGTGCATTTTAAATGTCATggattgatatatatcttatgcTTTTTCCCCTTCCAAATGCAAACCAAAGTGTGTCTGCCCCTATGTCACTGAATAGCGAAACAGCAATGTTATCAATATCGACTGTTCGTGTCATGACTCAGTTAAGTCTGTGTTTTTCGGCATCAGACAGATTGATCTTGATTCTAGCGTCAGTCTCTTCGTTGAAACATGGTTCtaaacttgaaacatcatcAAGTTGTGGATTACAATGAGCATCCTAATCATTTGTTGCTACAACTACATTGTACTAAAAATTGTATTGAGCAAGCTGCtgtgaataaaaatttaaaagttcttTCTTATTG from Mytilus trossulus isolate FHL-02 chromosome 8, PNRI_Mtr1.1.1.hap1, whole genome shotgun sequence includes the following:
- the LOC134727898 gene encoding uncharacterized protein LOC134727898, with the translated sequence MTELLASEERENKKISCVISSIQEKEREIIECHTNLDKIKQHASDLQTFLAMKHIQQDVTKNVQFIESMLKEDNMNHVTISFETEHTFETLPTALNKMGTIILDTRSSDVTLTSRKNKEAQIMVPNTHVATIDDINLTLKQTVKTIGTDITDCSLLPDDRMIFSNNGGQINMMKTDGSLDFTLQTGSLTSHIHYIEDSQKLVVTSGRDKSIKLIDMKTRKTEKSVKVGSWIYGIVHRDGKLYYNGYGRGLCVVNLDDDSNAQLVSTALSKYSSIPNWSDRFYYINIDDSVTCCDLQGKLKWKLELSAFLKRAMGITVDNDGRVYVSGFASHNVVVISPDGTKHRVLLSEKDGLNKPQALFFGRKKNKLLISNQTNEAFLYDVSN